One genomic segment of Bradyrhizobium prioriisuperbiae includes these proteins:
- a CDS encoding Vps62-related protein produces the protein MPLPVLKIQPTMDFSQVVQDTGADTAVTIFRPNTPDGWFFFGDYCQPGTQGPLGSGFVVQVVQDDPTSPALAAPSGWNFITTGFYSTFPPSLYLCWAPQAPQGYVGCGHVWTTYVPSETDRDLFTMDGGIVKILDRIATGDAPPPNIPTFRCLNANLAKSYPLTTLIWDDHGSGCNYDTSCWSIAPLATFFVWPQNGVTPTVSAYIPSQPIPVMPD, from the coding sequence ATGCCTCTACCGGTTCTCAAGATTCAGCCGACCATGGATTTCAGCCAGGTCGTGCAAGACACCGGCGCGGACACCGCCGTCACCATCTTCCGCCCGAACACGCCGGACGGCTGGTTCTTCTTCGGCGACTATTGCCAGCCGGGGACGCAAGGCCCTCTCGGCTCCGGATTCGTAGTCCAGGTCGTCCAAGATGATCCCACCTCCCCGGCCCTCGCGGCGCCAAGTGGATGGAATTTCATCACAACGGGCTTCTATTCGACATTTCCGCCCTCTCTGTATCTATGCTGGGCGCCCCAAGCCCCACAGGGCTATGTGGGCTGCGGACACGTCTGGACCACGTATGTTCCGTCCGAGACCGATCGAGACCTGTTCACGATGGACGGAGGAATAGTCAAGATTTTGGATCGCATTGCGACGGGGGACGCACCGCCGCCCAATATTCCGACCTTCCGATGCCTCAACGCCAATCTGGCCAAGTCCTATCCGCTCACCACGCTGATCTGGGACGATCACGGCAGCGGCTGTAACTACGATACGTCGTGCTGGTCGATCGCACCGCTTGCAACCTTCTTCGTGTGGCCGCAGAACGGCGTGACGCCGACAGTTTCAGCGTACATCCCGAGCCAGCCCATTCCCGTCATGCCCGACTGA
- a CDS encoding Vps62-related protein, which yields MPLPVLKIQPTMDFTQIGGIAGTSNLSVSRPNTPDGWFIFGDYTQPGLQSPLSPGYLVQVSDDDPNSPALAEPVGWTLITITSPPDIQTLSGFWAPIAPQNYVACGHVFATTNFGEKPVIPTLRCLNANLAKSYAPASLLYNDQGNPPRYACWSIAPLGTFFAWPLSGVTPPALAFVPTQPIMS from the coding sequence ATGCCGCTGCCTGTTCTGAAGATTCAGCCGACGATGGATTTCACGCAAATCGGGGGCATCGCCGGCACTAGCAACCTCTCTGTCTCGCGCCCAAACACTCCGGATGGCTGGTTTATCTTCGGCGACTATACGCAGCCGGGGTTGCAATCGCCGCTCAGTCCGGGCTACTTGGTCCAGGTGTCCGACGACGACCCCAATTCGCCCGCGCTGGCCGAACCCGTCGGATGGACTCTCATCACCATCACATCGCCCCCGGACATTCAGACTTTATCGGGCTTCTGGGCTCCCATAGCCCCGCAGAATTATGTGGCCTGCGGGCATGTGTTCGCAACGACGAATTTCGGTGAAAAGCCGGTGATCCCGACGCTGCGGTGCCTGAATGCAAACCTGGCCAAATCCTACGCGCCCGCGAGTCTGCTCTATAACGATCAGGGCAACCCTCCCCGGTACGCATGCTGGTCGATTGCACCGCTGGGAACGTTCTTCGCCTGGCCGCTAAGCGGCGTGACGCCGCCGGCTTTGGCCTTCGTTCCAACACAGCCTATCATGTCCTGA
- a CDS encoding Vps62-related protein produces MGLPVLQIQPVNQFTQLMSVYGGQMGLWRPSLDAGWFYFGDTCQPDGSSPESPGFAVQVEKDDPNNPALMPPVDWTLITSNGEIEFTPGWANIWYSWLPVPPQNYVACGHVMTVGPQQTFDPYDPPPTPPFISSLRCLRADLAKSYNLSTLLWNDSGSGYHPADTALWAISPLNTFFAWPNYNTPTGTAFVPIQQIPER; encoded by the coding sequence ATGGGTTTGCCTGTTCTCCAGATTCAGCCGGTCAATCAATTCACGCAACTGATGTCCGTTTACGGCGGACAGATGGGCCTTTGGCGGCCCAGTCTGGATGCAGGGTGGTTCTATTTCGGCGACACCTGCCAGCCGGATGGATCCAGCCCCGAGTCGCCCGGCTTTGCCGTGCAGGTCGAGAAAGACGATCCGAACAATCCCGCGCTTATGCCCCCGGTCGATTGGACCCTGATTACCTCCAACGGTGAAATCGAATTCACTCCGGGCTGGGCAAACATCTGGTACAGCTGGCTCCCTGTCCCGCCGCAAAACTATGTCGCGTGCGGACACGTGATGACGGTAGGTCCCCAACAGACCTTCGATCCTTATGATCCGCCACCGACACCGCCCTTTATTTCCAGCTTGCGTTGCCTGCGCGCCGATCTCGCGAAGTCCTATAACTTGAGCACCCTGCTCTGGAACGACAGCGGCAGCGGCTACCACCCCGCCGATACCGCTTTGTGGGCGATCTCGCCGCTCAACACCTTCTTTGCCTGGCCGAATTACAACACACCCACCGGCACCGCATTCGTGCCGATCCAGCAAATTCCGGAACGGTGA
- a CDS encoding Vps62-related protein has translation MPLPVLNIQPTMDFSQVVQDTTANTAVTIFRPNTPDGWFFFGDYCQPGTQAPLSSGFVVQVVTDVPTSPALAAPTGWNFVTGGFTSLFPISQIGMYACWAPVAPQGYVGCGHVWTSVPLSEAEREMFARSETDGGPPKIPDRMALDSFPPPNIPNFRCLNANVAKSYPLTSLIWDDHGSGCNLDTSCWSIAPLATFFVWPQNGVTPTVSSYIPSQPIPESPF, from the coding sequence ATGCCTCTACCGGTTCTCAACATTCAGCCGACCATGGATTTCAGCCAGGTCGTGCAAGACACCACCGCGAACACCGCCGTCACCATCTTCCGCCCGAACACGCCGGACGGCTGGTTCTTCTTCGGCGACTATTGCCAGCCGGGGACCCAGGCTCCGTTGAGTTCGGGCTTCGTGGTCCAGGTCGTCACCGACGTTCCCACGTCCCCGGCGCTGGCGGCGCCAACCGGATGGAATTTCGTAACGGGGGGTTTCACCTCGCTTTTTCCAATCTCGCAGATCGGGATGTATGCGTGCTGGGCCCCCGTGGCACCGCAAGGCTATGTGGGCTGCGGACACGTCTGGACCAGCGTCCCCCTGTCAGAAGCCGAGCGAGAAATGTTCGCCCGGTCCGAGACGGATGGAGGACCACCGAAAATTCCGGATCGCATGGCGCTGGACAGCTTCCCGCCGCCGAATATCCCGAACTTCCGGTGCCTGAATGCGAATGTGGCCAAGTCCTACCCGCTCACCAGCCTGATCTGGGACGACCATGGCAGCGGTTGCAATCTTGATACGTCATGCTGGTCGATCGCGCCGCTGGCGACATTCTTCGTCTGGCCGCAGAACGGCGTGACGCCGACGGTCTCGTCGTACATTCCCAGCCAGCCTATTCCCGAATCGCCTTTCTGA
- a CDS encoding ABC transporter substrate-binding protein yields the protein MAEKLDRRDFLKSAAIAAGAAGFVQINPDFLVSPALAQGAKPMVFLSAENITGNWDPTAHTTLSQKNIEGFVMGFLTRTPMRLEDPGTVVYELATDIKLLDPHRLQIKLRSGITFHDGKPFKAEDVKATFEYGARADRPAQWYPGPTETLTIETPDDMTVIVDTSKGGYPAHLFMFLAAFLPIMSAKDIAEGPGGALSQRLNGTGPFKFVAQRGNDTVLAANDSYFKGKPGIPGINFTFVGDSTTRMLSLMNGQASIVERLEPEQVKTVQGNPDIAINKVVSVENKYLWFRCSKPPFNDVRLRMAACHAIDRDQILEILGTAGHKSSNYVSPVKFGYTDLKNYPAYDPKACQALLAEAGFPKGKGLPPLEYITSVGFYPKTKEYGEVITAMLNEQGFPVSLTVLEPAAWNERLYHRPGGGPGHMVDCGWSTGSPEPDLVLRTHFHSSSHRICGIEDPAIDASLDKERSAATLDERKTILQTETMPLLASKVPALSLFTSVMIHAMRKDLAGLYIYPDGSMDAAKPA from the coding sequence ATGGCCGAGAAGCTTGATCGCAGGGACTTTCTGAAGAGTGCTGCCATCGCCGCCGGGGCGGCCGGCTTTGTGCAGATCAATCCGGATTTCCTGGTCTCGCCGGCGCTGGCCCAGGGCGCCAAGCCGATGGTCTTCCTGTCCGCGGAGAACATCACCGGCAACTGGGATCCGACCGCCCACACCACGCTGTCGCAGAAAAACATCGAGGGCTTCGTGATGGGTTTCCTGACGCGCACGCCGATGCGCCTGGAAGACCCGGGCACCGTGGTCTATGAGCTCGCCACCGACATCAAGCTGCTGGATCCGCATCGCCTGCAGATCAAGCTGCGCAGCGGCATTACCTTCCACGACGGCAAGCCGTTCAAGGCCGAGGACGTCAAGGCCACGTTCGAATACGGCGCCCGCGCCGATCGCCCGGCGCAATGGTATCCGGGACCGACGGAAACCCTGACCATCGAGACGCCGGACGACATGACTGTGATCGTCGACACCTCGAAGGGCGGTTATCCCGCGCATCTCTTCATGTTTCTCGCCGCCTTCCTGCCGATCATGTCGGCCAAGGACATCGCCGAGGGGCCGGGTGGTGCACTCTCGCAGCGTCTCAACGGCACCGGTCCGTTCAAGTTCGTCGCGCAGCGCGGCAACGACACGGTGCTCGCCGCCAACGACAGTTATTTCAAGGGCAAGCCGGGGATCCCCGGCATCAACTTCACTTTCGTCGGCGATTCCACCACGCGCATGCTGTCGCTGATGAACGGGCAGGCGTCGATCGTCGAGCGGCTGGAGCCCGAGCAGGTCAAGACTGTGCAAGGCAATCCGGACATCGCCATCAACAAGGTGGTGTCGGTGGAGAACAAATATCTCTGGTTCCGCTGCTCCAAGCCGCCGTTCAATGACGTTCGCCTGCGCATGGCGGCGTGCCACGCCATCGATCGCGACCAGATCCTGGAGATCCTGGGCACCGCCGGCCACAAGTCCAGCAACTACGTGTCGCCGGTCAAGTTCGGCTACACCGACCTGAAAAACTATCCGGCCTATGATCCGAAGGCCTGTCAGGCGCTGCTGGCCGAGGCCGGCTTCCCCAAGGGCAAAGGCTTGCCGCCGCTCGAATACATCACCTCGGTCGGCTTCTATCCGAAGACCAAGGAATACGGCGAAGTCATCACCGCGATGCTCAATGAGCAGGGCTTTCCCGTCAGCCTGACCGTGCTCGAGCCGGCCGCCTGGAACGAGCGGTTGTATCACCGTCCCGGCGGCGGTCCTGGCCATATGGTGGACTGCGGCTGGTCCACCGGCTCGCCCGAGCCGGATCTCGTGCTGCGTACCCATTTCCATTCGTCGTCGCACCGCATCTGCGGCATCGAGGATCCGGCCATCGACGCCAGCCTCGACAAGGAGCGCAGCGCGGCGACCCTGGACGAGCGCAAGACCATTCTGCAGACCGAGACCATGCCGCTGCTCGCCAGCAAGGTGCCGGCGCTGTCGCTGTTCACCTCGGTGATGATCCATGCCATGCGCAAGGATCTCGCCGGTCTCTACATCTATCCGGACGGATCGATGGACGCCGCGAAGCCGGCGTGA